In Oryctolagus cuniculus chromosome 14, mOryCun1.1, whole genome shotgun sequence, the genomic stretch cctgattATCAGTGTCCCATTCTCTTTCCTGCCCTTTGTTTTgtaggagagaaagggagggcagggtagagagaggaggaaagaacaaATGAAGTTGAAACCTCGAGGAATTAAAGATCTCTCAGtgtgggcagtggaagatgtcactGTTTTGGAATCTTGACTGGGGAATGTAACCGGCAGAAATGGGCCTATGTGAAATTGTAAATCAGCTACAATTCCCCACCATTAAATTGTGCACCAGAAATAGATGGTTTGATTCAGCATTGGTACTAATTGAAATATGGGACATGACTGCTATACTCTAGTTTTCTAAAGTTTGGTTTGTATGCATTTAAGTACAAtcttaagctttttttttctacaggaCCAGGAACTCTATTTCTTCCATGAACTTAGCCCTGGAAGTTGCTTTTTCCTGCCAAAGGGAGCCTATATTTATAACACACTTATGGAATTCATCAGGGtaaatcattttcattattttaagatttaggatataagataaaaatttgtattttgatgTCTGGGGTCTCATAGGTCATGTAAGAATACTTACTTCCTAACATACCATTTTGTCCATTTACTTAGCTGTACACAGGCAGATGAAGTTGAAGTAGGACGTGTAACTCTGTATATTTTGTGTAGGAGATCTTTGACCTTTCATTTATAGCTTCCTTAAAAAAGCAAGCTAGTCTTTACATTGAACCATAAAATTTCAAACATGAATTGAAAGAGAATTTGTGTACTTACcacccaaattttaaaaatatattgtgctATGTTTGAAAATTATATAAGTTTTAAGAAGTCTCCTTTTGGAACCTCTTTCTAATGCTTTCTACTCCTTTCCAAGAAGAAACTGTTTTGAAGTTGACATGGATCCTTAGTACCCCAAATATTTACCCTTAAATTATTACATTGTCTATTGtgatattttttcaaatactgtTTATTTTCAGGTGTTacatattattcctttatcactTTGAGTACTATAAATTGAGTTTCCCATATTCCTAAACACGATGTGGTTAGCCTGGTTTGTTTAAGCTTCCTTATGTACATGTATAAGAGGTTCCCTTTTGGAATATACCTAGAAGTGCAATTTCTGAGTAATAGCCCATGTATCACTTAGTATAAAAATCACACTTTAACTTTTTACTCCTATCAGAAAGGTAAACATTTGTTTGCTTACATTTGTACTGTTTGTTCTCTTAACAGAGTGAATATAGGAAAAGAGGATTCCAGGAGGTTGTCaccccaaacatctacaacagcCGACTGTGGATGACCTCAGGCCACTGGCAGCACTACAGTGAGAACATGTTCTCCTTTGAGGTGGAGAAGGAGCTGTTTGCTCTTAAACCCATGAACTGCCCAGGACACTGGTATTCAGCAGCTTTGAGTTTCTATTGAAGATTTACTTGTGCCACAGTTTTAGCTTGCTTTACCtccttcaaaagatttttttaggtttatgtatttgacagacagagagagggagaaacagagatcttccatctgctggttcaagccccagataGCCTCAGTGGCAGGGCTGGACTAGACCGAAGCCTGGCGCCTCATCCTGGTGTCCTgtatgggtggcatggacccaagttctcaggccattttctgttgctttcccaggcatattagcagggagctagattggaaatggaacagccaggcaTCACCTGTACCCAGAATGCTAGGCCCCCAAAACAATTATTAAAAACAAGTTGTGTAATCAGAAAAGCATGGAATTAGATGTCATAGTAGAGAAGCAGTTTCACTTTCCTAGAGTTCAGGATTGGTAGATTTCaaatttcatggtttttttttttcagccttaTGTTTGACCATCGGCCAAGATCCTGGCGGGAGTTGCCCCTGCGCGTTGCTGATTTTGGGGTCCTACATAGGAATGAACTGTCAGGGGCACTCACAGGACTTACCCGGGTACGAAGATTCCAGCAGGATGATGCTCACATATTCTGTGCCATGGAGCAGGTATGAGACCCAGTAAGATAAAAATTTTTCTTGGCTTCCAAagtatttccatttttcaaagtattttttcttttctgtgctttCTAAATTTAAAgattgaagatgaaataaaaggttGTTTGGATTTTCTACGAACAGTATATAAtgtatttggattttcttttaaacTGAACCTTTCTACTCGCCCTGAAAAATTCCTTGGAGATATTGAAGTATGGAATCAAGCTGAGAAAGTAAGTGGTGTTTTTTGATGGGACAGACACTATCTGAAATTGGCCTCCTTAAAAGGATTAAAGCAGAAAGAATTGGAAATGATTCCTAGGTGTGAGGAAGCTTGTTTCACCAATGATTGAATGTTATTTCATTTACCAAGCTGCAagctatttttcaattttattttgaaaggtttacagagagagagatctgctacttcactcccccaaatgatagCAATGGCCAGCaatgggccaggagcttcatctgggtctcccaaatggtggcaggggcccagttactcaggtcagcttctactgcttttcccaagccattagcagggtgctggttctgaagtggagcagctaggacatgaacaggcacctaATATAAGATGGAAGTGTCTtgttaccctctacgccacaacaccagccccttgttgATAAGCTGTAAACTTAAATACccttgttaaagatttatttatttgaaaggtaagcgatttcccaaatggctgcaatggttagagctggtccgatccaaagccagtagctgcttctgggtctcccacactggtacagggcCCAGagatttgagtcatcttccactgctttcccacacgcattagcagagagcaggattggaagtggaacagttgagaCTCTAGCAGGCATCCAAATGAGATGTCGGCAATGCAGGacacagcttaactcactgtgccatagcactggccccaaaaagggGTTTATATGAGCATAAGTTTAAGGGGACAAAATTACAAAGTTGAGAATAGTGATCCatgaaaataattgtattttgagTCTCAGGTTGGTCCAGAAGGGAAGTTGtaggtaaacaaaaataaaaaatcattttgcttTATCTTTAGCAACTTGAAAACAGTCTGAATGAATTTGGTGAAAAGTGGGAGTTAAACCCTGGAGATGGAGCTTTTTATGGTCCAAAGGTTAGTACCAAAGTATTTTTTGAGTAATGTAATTTTCATTTGTGGGTGAAGAGgagattcttttaaatttaaaaaggaaaaattagccTTATTCCCACTGTTGAGCTGAGTTTTAACTCAATGTCTTATGGTAACCTGGCCCTGTCTTCTTAGATTGACATACAGATTAAAGATGCAATTGGTCGGTACCATCAGTGTGCCACCATCCAGCTGGATTTTCAGCTGCCCATCCGCTTTAATCttacctttgtaaggtgagtttCTGGTTTCAGGTCAGAATTTTCTCTAGAAATATACAAGAGGAAATGCATATATAaggcaaaatatttttcttcccagCCATGATGGTGATGACAAGAAGAGGCCAGTGATTATTCATCGTGCCATCCTGGGGTCTGTGGAGAGAATGATTGCCATCCTCACAGAAAACTATGGGGGGAAATGGTAACTTCTGTCATTTTCTCTGGTTTTGTCTAGTGTAAGTGAGCAACAACTTTCCAATTTAGTAATGAAATATTCTGAAGAGTCCCTCCTTGTCAGTGACAAGTGTTCAGTAAAACGAATCACTGCACCAAAACTTGTAATCTTTTCTGAGTAGGAATCCTAAGTGCCAACTTAATTGTAGCTGAATCCTGCAAAATGATAAACTCAGGGCACTGTATTCCCCTTGATGAAAAAAGTATCCTTCCATGCTTCAGAACAGATAAAGAGCAGAGTAAGAATTGTGTCATCCTTGTTAGATAGTGTATCCAGATCTGCAGTAAAGTTTGTCTTCTTTTAAAGGCCCTTCTGGCTGTCTCCTCGCCAGGTAATGGTCGTTCCAGTGGGGCCAACCTGTGATGAATATGCTCAAAAGGTAATCCTTAACTAAGGTTTTTCTTCAACACCTCTTGTTAAGTGTTTCAGATCTCAAGCCATACATTATGAGTGAAATTTAACTGTTTTCTAGATGTGgtaaaaagtacaacttttggattatagtggtttttctccccataacctccctcccaccccattcttcaagattcattttcaattatctttacttagtctaagttgatcttctgtatataaagatttcaacagactataCCCACAAAGAtgcacaaagtatagagtatgATTATATTACCTTTTCAGTGCTTTTGTACATGAGTACTTGATCAGAAGACATTCAGATAGTATTGTATAGACACAACACTTGTACATTGTAgcatttagtattttaaaaaccaaaccaaCAAGTACCTCAACATGATGTGTGAATTCAGATGTAAAATGCAGTTCAGGCTGCTCTTTGGGTTAAAGAGTaattctgctttgtttttaatccaGAATTTTTCAGTTGGCATCATGGTGGATGAATGTTTTACCCTTCCTGCTAAAAAAACTAGCAAATGTGTAAATAGCCATTCCTACTTATACCTTACAGGCTAGAAGAGTCTGTTCTAATGTAATGATATTTTAGGAAGTGTTCTTAAAGCTTATAGTAGAGAAATGTAACAAAATCTTTAgaaattgtgttttaaaaaatcccaagttaacattttaaaaaatcccaagtTAACTAGTTAAAGACCACTAAAgcataaaaattatttgtatggCTAATATTAGTACAAAGATCATATAACACATACAAAATTAGTGTATTGTAGATGATTTGGGCTATTTGGATGCCTGGGTCAGCCTAAGAAAGCTAATTTTACTGGTGATAATGGAGTACTGATGACAGTTACAATTTAAACTTCCATACCTAAAAGATTTCCATGGAAACATTCATTCTGCTTTGTAACCAGGACTTCCAGAAACTGGACCCCTTCTTAGTGTTTCTAGGTCGTGTGGTGGTGATTCTGCTCTGTAACTTGTGTGTTTGCAAGAATAAAGGCTGGGCAGATGGTAAAGCTCGCTGGTTTTCACTTACTCCGCCTCTTCTTCGTGTTAATCACACTGTGTAAAAACTGGTTTATAAACCAGATGTGGGGTGTTTTGAACATAAGAGCTAAACTCAAAGCAGGTTATaaacagaagatttttttttttaactatccttCATGGCTAGTATTACTTTTAGGCTAGTAAATCTTCATTATTACATTTTAAGGTTATAGGACTAATTAATACCCATGAGAATCTTGATTTGAAAAACCTTTGTAATTATTGGGTAGAAAATTTTAACCTAGTTTTTGCTTTGATATTGAAAATAAGTCTACTTGATAAACATGGACCTAAGGCAATATAGCAGAACTGGCATTTTTGAGGGAGTAAAAACAACTGTACATTTCTGGAACTTCATTTAACAATCTTGATTTGATCTTTGGCTTTaatctgtcttctgctttcttttaattttttcttgattaaagaaattataaataaatcagtTGAGAAAAACTTAGAGTTCTATTTAACATAGTAATCATCATGTTCAGTTAATTAGTGTTAGACAATTCTTAATGGCATTTTATATTCCATTCTCCAGCAACAGAAAAGTTGGGATGATTTTAACCTGGTTGTGCTATCGGCATTTTAGCTTAAAAAATATTGCACACAAAAATGGCAGTGGTTGGAGGATTCCTGTTATTACCGACTCGCTGCATATGCATGGGATTAGAAATCCATCATTGGATGTTATATGTAAGCTGATAAACTATACATCACAAAGGGAAAGCAATTAATTTATAAACATCTTAAGAGAGCTAATTAGGTTTACTTGATTGCTTTGATTCCGATTTTCAAAATGTTCTAGGGCATTTCATCTCTCAAAGGCagtgttttgtaaaaaaaaaaaaaaaaagtcacaaattaATGTATACTTTTTGTTAGCATTCCTTTTCTCCTGCTTGCCTGAATGTCTCGTTCTAGAGCTAATGAATAAGGTATTTCTGTATAAATAGGTCCGGCAGCAGTTCCATGATGCTAAGTTCATGGCGGACATTGACCTGGATGCTGGCTGTACACTGAATAAGAAGATCAGGAACGCACAGTTAGCCCAGTATAACTTCATCCTGGGTAAGGAAGGAAAATACTGAGACCTTAGGCTCCAATGAATTCTCTGTTTAGTTCCTTCCAGTCCTGATTATGAAAATTTCATTAAATGTCTTAAAAGGTGTGTCTGAAAGTTTTTATATGAAGAGATAAAAGATGAAGGCAAGAAAAGTTTTTATTAAGTTGCCTGGACTAAATgaccccattttttttaaagtagatttttaGGTCAAATGTGTTTTAACATATTGGGAACTATAAAGAGGTGGTTTTGATATTCATTAGTAATCCTTATCTCTAGACAAGTCTAACCAAGCTCTCTTATGTTTTAGTTGTTGGTGAAAAAGAGAAAACCAGTGGCACAGTTAATATCCGTACCAGAGATAATAAGGTCCATGGGGAGCGCACCATTTCTGAAACCATCGAGCGGCTACAGCAGCTTAAGCAGTCCCGTAGCAAGCAGGCAGAGGAAGAATTTTAACGCAGACTGGACTACTGGAAGAGGATGATCAGTGTTTCCATCACAGTAATTTATACTGAACTTGGAAAAATTAGGCAGA encodes the following:
- the TARS1 gene encoding threonine--tRNA ligase 1, cytoplasmic isoform X3, whose amino-acid sequence is MLEEAASSPSGKMGGEEKSEGAGEEKRKEGGKKKNKEGSGDGGRAELNPWPEYINTRLEMYNKLKAEHDSILAEKAEKHSKPIKVTLPDGKQVDAESWKTTPYQIACGISQGLADNTVIAKVNKVVWDLDRPLEEDCTLELLKFEDEEAQAVYWHSSAHIMGEAMERVYGGCLCYGPPIENGFYYDMYLEEGGVSSNDFASLETVCKKIMKEKQAFERLEVKKETLLEMFKYNKFKCRILNEKVNTPTTTVYRCGPLIDLCRGPHVRHTGKIKTLKIHKDQELYFFHELSPGSCFFLPKGAYIYNTLMEFIRSEYRKRGFQEVVTPNIYNSRLWMTSGHWQHYSENMFSFEVEKELFALKPMNCPGHCLMFDHRPRSWRELPLRVADFGVLHRNELSGALTGLTRVRRFQQDDAHIFCAMEQIEDEIKGCLDFLRTVYNVFGFSFKLNLSTRPEKFLGDIEVWNQAEKQLENSLNEFGEKWELNPGDGAFYGPKIDIQIKDAIGRYHQCATIQLDFQLPIRFNLTFVSHDGDDKKRPVIIHRAILGSVERMIAILTENYGGKWPFWLSPRQVMVVPVGPTCDEYAQKVRQQFHDAKFMADIDLDAGCTLNKKIRNAQLAQYNFILVVGEKEKTSGTVNIRTRDNKVHGERTISETIERLQQLKQSRSKQAEEEF
- the TARS1 gene encoding threonine--tRNA ligase 1, cytoplasmic isoform X1, which translates into the protein MLEEAASSPSGKMGGEEKSEGAGEEKRKEGGKKKNKEGSGDGGRAELNPWPEYINTRLEMYNKLKAEHDSILAEKAEKHSKPIKVTLPDGKQVDAESWKTTPYQIACGISQGLADNTVIAKVNKVVWDLDRPLEEDCTLELLKFEDEEAQAVYWHSSAHIMGEAMERVYGGCLCYGPPIENGFYYDMYLEEGGVSSNDFASLETVCKKIMKEKQAFERLEVKKETLLEMFKYNKFKCRILNEKVNTPTTTVYRCGPLIDLCRGPHVRHTGKIKTLKIHKNSSTYWEGKADMETLQRIYGISFPDPKMLKEWEKFQEEAKNRDHRKIGRDQELYFFHELSPGSCFFLPKGAYIYNTLMEFIRSEYRKRGFQEVVTPNIYNSRLWMTSGHWQHYSENMFSFEVEKELFALKPMNCPGHCLMFDHRPRSWRELPLRVADFGVLHRNELSGALTGLTRVRRFQQDDAHIFCAMEQIEDEIKGCLDFLRTVYNVFGFSFKLNLSTRPEKFLGDIEVWNQAEKQLENSLNEFGEKWELNPGDGAFYGPKIDIQIKDAIGRYHQCATIQLDFQLPIRFNLTFVSHDGDDKKRPVIIHRAILGSVERMIAILTENYGGKWPFWLSPRQVMVVPVGPTCDEYAQKVRQQFHDAKFMADIDLDAGCTLNKKIRNAQLAQYNFILVVGEKEKTSGTVNIRTRDNKVHGERTISETIERLQQLKQSRSKQAEEEF
- the TARS1 gene encoding threonine--tRNA ligase 1, cytoplasmic isoform X2; this translates as MLEEAASSPSGKMGGEEKSLNPWPEYINTRLEMYNKLKAEHDSILAEKAEKHSKPIKVTLPDGKQVDAESWKTTPYQIACGISQGLADNTVIAKVNKVVWDLDRPLEEDCTLELLKFEDEEAQAVYWHSSAHIMGEAMERVYGGCLCYGPPIENGFYYDMYLEEGGVSSNDFASLETVCKKIMKEKQAFERLEVKKETLLEMFKYNKFKCRILNEKVNTPTTTVYRCGPLIDLCRGPHVRHTGKIKTLKIHKNSSTYWEGKADMETLQRIYGISFPDPKMLKEWEKFQEEAKNRDHRKIGRDQELYFFHELSPGSCFFLPKGAYIYNTLMEFIRSEYRKRGFQEVVTPNIYNSRLWMTSGHWQHYSENMFSFEVEKELFALKPMNCPGHCLMFDHRPRSWRELPLRVADFGVLHRNELSGALTGLTRVRRFQQDDAHIFCAMEQIEDEIKGCLDFLRTVYNVFGFSFKLNLSTRPEKFLGDIEVWNQAEKQLENSLNEFGEKWELNPGDGAFYGPKIDIQIKDAIGRYHQCATIQLDFQLPIRFNLTFVSHDGDDKKRPVIIHRAILGSVERMIAILTENYGGKWPFWLSPRQVMVVPVGPTCDEYAQKVRQQFHDAKFMADIDLDAGCTLNKKIRNAQLAQYNFILVVGEKEKTSGTVNIRTRDNKVHGERTISETIERLQQLKQSRSKQAEEEF